A single Chanos chanos chromosome 8, fChaCha1.1, whole genome shotgun sequence DNA region contains:
- the wdr26b gene encoding WD repeat-containing protein 26, with protein sequence MQSNGAGQGQDSDLSCLNNAQNGESSSAGGSHSNGLLSSSNNGNNIGTNNGASVGPASGTSGASTATGSGSEVGSMKKKKRLSQSEEDVIRLIGQHLHGLGLNQTVDLLMQESGCRLEHPSATKFRNHVMEGEWDKAENDLNELKALMHSPNAIVRMKFLLLQQKYLEYLEDGKVLEALQVLRGELTPLKYNTERIHVLSGYLMCSHAEDLRAKAEWEGKGQSSRCRLLDKLQTYLPPSVMLPPRRLQTLLRQAVELQRDRCLYHNTTLDNSLESASLLLDHVCSRKQFPCYTQQILTEHCNEVWFCKFSNDGTKLATGSKDTTVILWQVDPDTHQLKPLRTLEGHAYGVSYLAWSPDDTYLIACGPDDCSELWLWNVQTGELRTKMSQSHEDSLTSAAWNPDGKRFVTGGQRGQFYQCDLDGNLLDSWEGVRVQCLCCLSDGRTVLASDTHQRIRGYNFEDLTDRNIVQEDHPIMSFTVSKNGRLALLNVATQGVHLWDLQDRVLVRKYQGVTQGFYTIHSCFGGHNDDFIASGSEDHKVYIWHRRSELPIAELTGHTRTVNCVSWSSSLPGLLASASDDGTVRIWGPAPFLDTQELDGLNENCSSMDS encoded by the exons ATGCAGTCAAACGGGGCAGGCCAGGGACAGGACTCGGATCTTTCCTGCCTCAATAACGCACAAAACGGGGAGTCTTCCTCGGCCGGGGGCTCGCACTCAAATGGGCTTCTTTCCAGCTCCAACAATGGGAATAATATCGGTACCAATAACGGGGCTTCAGTCGGCCCAGCCTCTGGGACTTCAGGCGCTTCCACAGCCACAGGTTCGGGGTCTGAAGTCGGGTccatgaagaagaaaaaacgtCTCTCACAGTCGGAGGAAGATGTCATCCGATTAATAGGGCAACACCTTCATGGGTTAGGGCTAAA tcagACAGTGGATTTGCTGATGCAGGAGTCTGGATGTAGATTGGAACACCCCTCTGCCACCAAGTTTCGGAACCACGTGATGGAGGGAGAATGGGACAAG gCCGAAAATGACCTGAATGAGCTGAAAGCTTTGATGCACTCTCCCAACGCTATTGTG aGGATGAAGTTTTTGCTGTTGCAGCAGAAATATTTGGAGTACTTGGAAGATGGAAAAGTTTTAGAAGCCTTGCAGGTCCTGAGAGGAGAACTGACACCCCTCAAATACAACACAGAGCGCATTCACGTACTCAGTGG GTACCTGATGTGCAGTCATGCTGAGGACCTGAGAGCCAAGGCTGAGTGGGAGGGCAAAGGTCAAAGTTCACGCTGCAGACTCCTGGACAAACTACAGA catacCTACCCCCCTCGGTCATGCTCCCGCCGCGGCGTTTGCAGACCCTGCTCCGCCAGGCTGTGGAGCTGCAGAGAGATCGCTGTCTTTACCACAACACCACACTGGACAACAGCCTGGAGTCAGCCTCACTGCTCCTGGACCATGTCTgcagcag gaaACAGTTTCCGTGTTACACACAGCAGATCCTGACGGAACACTGTAATGAGGTGTGGTTCTGTAAGTTCTCCAATGACGGAACCAAACTGGCCACCGGTTCTAAAGACACCACTGTCATACTGTGGCAGGTCGAccca gacacACACCAGTTGAAGCCGCTGCGGACTCTGGAGGGACATGCGTATGGGGTGTCGTATTTGGCCTGGAGTCCAGATGACACCTATCTGATTGCATGTGGACCAGATGACTGCTCTGAACTCTGGCTTTGGAATGTCCAG aCGGGGGAGTTGCGGACGAAGATGAGTCAGTCCCATGAGGACAGTCTGACCAGCGCCGCATGGAACCCAGACGGGAAACGATTCGTCACAGGAGGACAGCGAGGACAATTCTACCAATgc GATCTGGATGGTAACCTGTTGGACTCATGGGAAGGGGTCAgagttcagtgtctgtgttgcCTGAGTGACGGACGCACGGTTTTGGCCTCTGACACACACCAGCGTATCCGCGGTTACAACTTCGAGGACCTGACGGACAGAAACAT AGTTCAGGAGGATCATCCAATCATGTCTTTCACCGTCTCTAAAAATGGACGATTAGCTTTGTTAAATGTCGCAACTCAG ggaGTGCACCTGTGGGATCTACAGGATCGTGTGTTGGTGAGAAAGTATCAGGGTGTCACGCAGGGTTTTTACACCATACACTCCTGTTTTGGCGGACACAACGACGACTTTATCGCCAGCGGCAGTGAAG ACCATAAGGTGTATATTTGGCATCGGCGGAGTGAACTGCCCATTGCGGAGTTAACAGGACACACTCGCACAGTTAACTGTGTGAGCTGGAGCTCATCTCTGCCCGGCCTGTTGGCCAGCGCTTCGGACGACGGCACCGTCCGCATCTGGGGCCCCGCCCCCTTCCTCGACACGCAGGAACTGGACGGACTTAACG agAACTGCAGCAGCATGGACAGTTGA